The DNA sequence CGATGGCCTCCGCGATCAGTTCGCCGCCTGCCGTGGCGTCCGGGACGATGACAACTTCCACGCTGTGCCTGCCGATCTGACTAGGGGAGGGTGTGGTATAGACCAATCAAGTTCCCAATTTAGCAGAATCGAGCAGCCGTACGGTGAACGGTCCGCCCACCGGCGCGCACGCCCCGGCCCGCTGGCGGCGCACGGCATTGCCTGGTCGACTGGTCCGCAACGGCGCGGATCGTCGTACCCGCACGCGCCGTCCCGTACGCCGACAGCGCAGGAGGCCCCCACATGTCCGCCACCCCTCCGGCCGACCCGGGCGGTCAGGGCGACGAGCCCGGCCGCATCATGTCCGGCGAGATGGCCGAGCAGCCCGCGATGCTGCGCCGCATCCTCGAACAGGGCGCGCCCCGCATCCGTGAGGTCGCCGCCGAGATCGCCGCCCGGAAGCCCCGGTTCGTGCTGCTCACCGCCCGGGGTACGTCGGACAACGCGGCGCTGTACGCCAAGTACCTGCTGGAGATCCGGCTCGGACTGCCCTGCGGACTGGCCTCGATGTCCACCACGACGGCCTACGGCGCCCGGCCGGACCTGCGGGACGTCCTGGTGGTCACCGTCAGCCAGTCGGGCGGCTCGCCGGACCTGGTGGCCTCCACGCGGGCCGCCCGGGAGGCCGGGGCCGTCACCCTCGCCGTCACCAACAACCCGGACTCCGCGCTGGCGGCGGTCTCCGAGTACCACATCGACATCCTGGCGGGCCCGGAGAAGGCGCTTCCCGCCACCAAGACGTACACCGCCTCCCTCCTCTCCCTCTACCTCTTCGTGGAGGGGCTGGGCGGCAACGACGGCACGACGGCCGCCGCGGGCCTGCCCGACCTCGCGGGCGCGATCCTCGGCCGCCGGGCCGAGGTCAAGGCGCTGGCCTCGCGCTACCGCTTCGCCGAGCGCATGGTGATCACGTCCCGCGGCTACGGCTATCCGACGGCCAAGGAAGCGGCCCTGAAGCTGATGGAGACCAGCTACATCCCCGCCCTCTCCTACTCCGGCGCGGATCTGCTGCACGGGCCGCTGGCGATGGTCGACAACATCTCCCCGGTGATCGCCGTGGTCACCGACGGCCGGGGCGGCGAGGCCCTCCAGCCGGTGCTGGACCGGCTGCGCGGACGCGGCGCGGACCTCTTCGTGGTCGGCCCCAAAGCCCAGGTGGAGGCGGCCTCGGCCGGTTTCTCGCTGCCCACGGCGGGCGTCCCGGAGGAGTTGCAGCCGATCCTGGAGATCCTGCCGCTGCAGCTGCTGGCGTACGAGGTGACGATCGCCCGGGGTCAGGACCCGGACGCGCCCCGCGCCCTGGCCAAGGTCACCGAGACCCGCTGAGTCCCGGGGCCGGACGGCCCCGGGAACACCCGCGGGCCGCGGCGCCGGGATGGGACCCTCAGCCCATCCGGCACCGCAGCCCGGAGCTACCTGGCCGGCGGTGTGCGGTGCCTCCGGCCACTGGAGGCACCGGCGCAGTCAGGGCAGAGAGTGCCGGAGCCTCGGTCCGCTCTCCTGTGCGGGGAGAGCGGAGGTCGTGATGAATATTGTGGACTAGACCAATTGCCCGTGTCCATCCATGTGCACGACATTCTCGGGCGGGTCCGCGTTCTCGGGCGGGGTCCGCGCCCGCCCGTCGTCGTACCCATGGCACGGCCCACCACGCCGATCGGTTCGAACGCCTCCGGTAACCCCAGGTACGCTCCACCCGTGCCCTCCATGAACGACCTCGTCCGCCAGCACACCGCTCTGAGCGACACCGACCTCGAGTGGCTCCATCTGCTGGTCTCGGAGTGGCAACTGCTCTCCGACCTCTCCTTCGCCGACCTCGTGCTGTGGGTCCCCACCCGCGACGGCACGCGGTACGTCTCCGTCGCCCAGATGCGCCCCAACACCGGGCCCACCTCCTACCAGGACGACATGGTCGGCCACCTGGTGCCGCGTGGCCGCCGCCCGCTGCTGGACGCGGCCCTGGACGAGGGCCGGATCGTGCGCGAGGGCGATCCGGAGTGGCGCGAGGAGGTGCCCGTACGGGTCGAGTCCATCCCCGTACGCCGTGAGGGCCGGGTGCTCGGCGTCATCGCGCGCAACACCAACCTGCTCACCGTGCGCACCCCCTCCCGGCTGGAGCTCACCTACCTCCAGTCCGCCTCCGACCTGGCGCAGATGATCGCCGCCGGGTCGTTCCCCTTCCCCGGCCAGCAGGTCGACATGGACGCCTCCCCGCGCGTGGGTGACGGCCTGATCCGCCTCGACGCCGACGGAATCGTCCAGTACGCCAGCCCCAACGGCCTCTCCGCCTACCACCGCCTCGGCCTCGCCTCCGACCTGGTCGGCCACCACCTCGGCACCACCACCGCCGAACTGGCCCCGTCCCGGGGGCCGGTGGACGAGGCTCTGGTCAAGGTGGCCAGCGGTTACGCGCCCCGCGAGTTCGAGGTCGAGTGCGCGGGCGGGGTGATCCAGCTGCGGGCCATCCCGCTCAAGCCCAAGGGCGTCCGCATCGGCTCGCTGGTCCTGCTCCGGGACGTCACCGAACTGCGCCGCCGCGAACGCGAGTTGATCACCAAGGACGCGACCATCCGGGAGATCCACCACCGGGTGAAGAACAACCTCCAGACAGTGGCGGCCCTGTTGCGCCTCCAGGCCCGCCGGATGGACTCCGAGCAGGGCCGCGAGGCGCTCAACGAGGCGGTACGGCGCGTCGGTTCGATCGCCATCGTCCATGAGACGCTGTCCCAGAATCTGGACGAGCGGGTCGAGTTCGACGAGATCGCCGACCGGGTCATCGCGATGGTCTCGGAGATCTCCCCGGGCAAGGTGACCTGTCGGCGCACCGGACGCTTCGGCATCCTCGACGCCGAGGTCGCCACCCCCCTCTCCATGGTGCTGACCGAGGTTCTGCAGAACGCCCTGGAGCACGCCTTCGCCGTGGCCGACCACGGGACGGTGGAGGTGTCCGCCGTGCGGGGCGGACCGCCCACCGGGCGGCGGCTGCTGATCACCGTCACCGACGACGGGCGCGGGCTGCCCGAGGGGTTCGACCCGAAGCGGGCCGGCAACCTCGGGCTCCAGATCGTACGGACGCTGGTCGAGGGCGAGTTGGGCGGGACGTTCGGCATGGTCCCGGCGCCCGAACGCGGCACCCAGGTGGTGCTGGACCTCCCGGTCAGCGGCGAGAAGTAGAACAGCGCGAGCACACAGCAGAGCGGGCCCGGACCGTGGTGACGGTCCGGGCCCGCTCCGTGGTGCTCACGATGCGATGCGCTTCGGGGTACTGCGCGCTGCGACTCGAAGGCGGGGCTGTGCGTACGCTCTGTACGCGCCGCCGGGCTGAGGCTTGGTGCGGTTCTCGCTCAGGCGCTTGCGTTGCGCGCCCGGTTGCGAGCGGCACGGCGCTTCATCGCGCGGCGCTCGTCCTCGCTGAGGCCACCCCAGACGCCGGAGTCCTGGCCGGACTCGAGCGCCCACTGCAGGCACTGCTCCATGACGGGGCAGCGGCGGCAGACAGCCTTGGCTTCCTCGATCTGCAGCAGCGCAGGACCGGTGTTGCCGATGGGGAAGAACAGCTCGGGGTCTTCCTCACGACAAACGGCGTTGTGACGCCAGTCCATGGCTGCTACCTCTCCTTGGTATTACACGCTGTTGCTTGTGAATGTGAACGCTTTCACGAATCCCCCCGCAGATGACGGGCCGACCCCCAGAAGGACTGGGTGTGGTCTGTGATGGTGAGGAGGGGTTCTGGCTCTCAGTGGAGGCCGGTGTTGCGGGCCGTCTCGATCGCCATGTAGAGATTCGCAAACCTCGGCGGCGGATACAACCCCTTCTGGAAAGTTTTTTTTGATTCCTCGGTGTCGACTAGGTCACAGGCGCACTTCTTAGGGGTGGGACCCAGTCCAAACGTTCGAGTTAAAGGACTTTAGGCCCTTCCACTCACACAATCACACGCAGTGCACGGCGTACGCCTGTGAACGTCACGCTCGTACGCAGTCCCAGGTGGTCGCCGTCCATCTGGAAGGGCAGCGGGACCTTTGAATGCAAGGTGAAGTCCGTGAGGTCGTGCTGTGAAACGGCGTGCTTGCCGCGCGGCCCCTTCTCGGGGCTCGAAGTGAGCAGCTGGGTGCCGTAGCGGGCCACCGCCGGGGTCGACAGACGCTTCAGTCCGAGGACGTCCAGCGCAGTGTCGAAAGAGGCCTTGGGGGAGGCGTAGACCGGACGATTGCCCAGGTAGGTCCAGGGCGCGGTGTTGCAGACTATGGAGAGCGCGAGGTCGGTCACCGGGTCCTGGCCGGGCACGTCGAGCGTGATCGTCCCGTGTCTGCGGTGGGCCTCGTTCAGGAACTGCCGCACCACCTGGCGCACATACAGGGCGTGCGTCGAACGCTTCCCGCTCTCGCGCTTCTGTTCGACCCTGCCGACGACTCCGGCGTCGAATCCGAGACCGGCGCAGAAAGTGAACCAGCGTTCGGGAACGGACTCGTCCTCGGTTCCGGGGGTGCCGGCCGCCAGGCCGAGCCCGACCGTGCGTTCGGTCCGGTTCTCCAGGGCGTCCAGGATCGCGCCGGTCGCCTCCACCGCGTCGTTCGGCAGCCCCAGGGCGCGCGCGAAGACATTGGTGGACCCGCCGGGGACCACGGCGAGCTTCGGGAGGCCGTCCACGTCCGGGCCCCGGTGCAGCAGCCCGTTCACCACCTCGTTGACCGTGCCGTCGCCGCCGAGGGCGACCACCAGGTCGATGTCGTCGCTGTCCGCGGCCCGCCGTCCCAGGTCCCGTGCGTGCCCCCGGTACTCGGTGGTCACCGCCTCCAGCTTCATCTCGCTGGCCAGCGCGTGGATGAGCACGTCACGGGTGCGGGCACTGGTGGTGGTAGCAGCTGGGTTGACCACGAGGAGTGCGCGCATGACGGCCAGCCTACCTACCGGGCGGTTCGGGGCTGTAGTCCCGGTTCGTTGCGCTCCGGACCGGTGACGGAACGTGACCGGCCTCCCCGGCCGTGCGCCCGAACGGGGGAGGCCCCTCCGTACCCCGGCTTCACTTCCGGGCCCCGGGGATGCCAACCTGAAAGGCGTGAGCACTCAAGAGACCCCCTCCACACCGTCACCCTCCGCGGCGGAGCGCCCGACCAGGATCACCGTCCTCGCCGGGGTCAACGCCCTCGAAGGCCTGGCGCTCGCCGTCGGCGGGGTCTACATGGTGGTCATGGGGGTGCTCGGGAGGCTGGAGAGCACGCAGCAGGCGGAGACGGTCGGGATCACGCTGGTCGCGCTCGGCGCGATCCCGCTGATCGCCGCCCGTGGGCTGCTGCTGCTGCGCAGCTGGAGCCGGGGGCCCGCGCTGATCACCCAGATCATGGCGCTGCCGGTGGCCTGGACGCTGCTGCGCTCGCAGGGCGCGCTGATCCCCACCGGGATCGTCCTGGCCGTGGTCGCCGTCACCGGCCTCGTGCTCGTCCTCAAGCCGGCGACCACCCAGGACCTGGGCATCCGCCGGGGAGCGAGGGCGACCCCCGAGGCCTGAGCGCGCCGGGTGACCTCGGCCCGAGGTCACCCGACAGCCTCCGGGCCGGCGGCCCGTCCTTCCCGTCTACTCCTCGACGAGCAGGCGCTCGCGCAGCTGCGCGAGCGTGCGGGCGAGCAGCCGTGAGACGTGCATCTGCGAGATGCCGACCTCCTGGGCGATCTGCGACTGGGTCATGTTCCCGAAGAAGCGCAGCAGCAGGATGCGCTTCTCGCGCGGCGGGAGGTCCTCCAGGAGCGGCTTGAGCGACTCCCGGTACTCCACGCCCTCCAGCGCCTCGTCCTCCGAGCCCAGCGTGTCCGCCACCGCCGGTGACTCGTCGTCCGTGTCCGGCACGTCCAGCGAGAGCGTGCTGTACGCGTTGGCCGACTCCAGGCCCTCCAGCACCTCCTCCTCGGAGATGCCCAGCCGCTCGGCCAGCTCGTGCACCGTCGGCGAGCGGCCGTGCTGCTGGGAGAGCTCGGCGGTGGCCGTGGTCAGCGACAGCCGCAGCTCCTGGAGGCGGCGCGGCACCCGCACCGCCCAGCCCTTGTCCCGGAAGTGGCGTTTGATCTCGCCGACCACGGTGGGGGTGGCGTACGTCGAGAACTCCACGCCCCGGTCCGGGTCGAACCGGTCCACGGACTTGATCAGCCCGATCGTGGCGACCTGGGTCAGGTCGTCCAGCGGCTCCCCGCGGTTACGGAAGCGGCGGGCCAGGTGCTCCACCAGCGGCAGGTGCATCCGCACCAGCCTGTTGCGCAGCTCGGCCTTCTCCGCCGAACCGTCGGGCAGCTCCCGCAGCTCGAAGAACAGGGCCCGGGCCCCGCTGCGGTCGTGTGGATCGTGGTGCCCGTGCTCGCTCATCTGGCCCGCCCGCTCTGCCTGCGACTGCTGCTCCACCGCGACGTCGAGGCTCTCGGCCCCGTCCGCTCCGTCCACCGGATGCGGCCGGGCCGGCTGCTCCGGGATGCCTGCTGGGCGCGCCACCCCGGATCGGATCGTCTCGTCCCGCACAGGACCGTCCCCGTTCCCGTCGCTCACGCCGGCCCGGGGCCCGCGCCGCGCTGTTTGTAGAGGCTGATGCTGACCGTACGGTCGTCGGCGACCGTGGAGTCGACCTTTCCGGCCAGTGCGGAGAGCACCGTCCAGGCGAAGGTGTCGCGCTCGGGCGCCCGGCCGTCCGTGGTGGGCGCCGACACCGTCACTTCGAGGGAGTCGTCGACGAGACGGAAGACGCAGCTGAGGACGGAGCCCGGCACGGCCTGCTGGAGCAGGATCGCGCAGGCCTCGTCGACCGCGATACGGAGATCCTCGATCTCGTCGAGAGTGAAGTCCAAACGCGCTGCGAGACCGGCCGTGGCCGTTCGCAGCACCGACAGGTAGGCACCCGCAGCGGGCAGTCGGACTTCTACGAAGTCCTGATTCCCGGGCTCGCCTGCGATCTGGGACACCCTCACCTCCAAGGTGGCACAAACTCTTTCGAGGTTCCGGGAAGGGTGGCCCGGAGCCATACGGTCCGTCGACGGTTCTTCGGCTCGGCGACGTTATCGGATCCATGATGCCGTGTCGTACGGACCCCATACCCCCATCGTCACTCATGGTAAGCCTATGCGTACACACAGTGGCTAGGGGTCTGCGGTGTCCAATTGCGAAGAACCGGCGCCGCATTGACGTACCCAGGCGTCAGGCGATCGAACCGTCCTCGAAGCACCGGCGCCGCCCCCCCCGCCCGCCGGAGGCGCCGCGTCGGGGAGTGACCGGCCGTCGGCGGGCGCCTACCGGGAGGCGGGTGACTCCTGGAGGGGTCGCGTGTCGGGGGTGCCGGTGATCACGGCGCTCACCCGCGTGCCCGGCGGGAACGCCCCCTCCCCGGTCAGCGTGGCCAGCGCGAACAGCAGCTTGGCCACGTAGACGCGTTCCACGGGCAGCCCGTGCCGGTCCTCGAAGTCCGCGGCGAAGGCCTCCAGCTCCGGGGTGGAGCGGGCGTAGCCGCCGAAGGCGAAGCGCTCGTCCAGCGACCAGTTCCCGGACGGGCCGCCGAACGCCTCGCGCTGGAGCCGCTCCACGGACGGCCCGAGGAAGCCGCCGCGCAGCACCGGGACGCCCAGGGCCCGCTGTCCGGGGGCCAGGCCGGCGGCGAGTCCGGCGAGGGTGCCGCCGGTGCCGCAGGCCACGGCCGCCACATCGCACGCCCCGGCCAGCTCGCGCCCCAGCGCCGTACAGCCCTGTGCGGCCAGCGCGTTGCTGCCGCCCTCCGGGATGACCTCCGCGTCCCCGAACAGGCTCAGCAGCCCCTTCAGGACCTCGCAGGAGGCCTTCGCCCGGTACGTCGTACGGTCCACGAAGTGCAGGCGCATGCCGTCGGCCGCGCACCGGGCGAGCGACGGGTTGAGCGGCCGGTGCGCCAGCTCGTCGCCGCGGACGACGCCGACGGTGGGAAAGCCGAGCAGCCGCCCTGCCGCCGCGGTGGCCCGGAGGTGGTTGGAGTACGCGCCGCCGAACGTGAGCACGGTGCGCCCGGCGGCGTTCTCCAGGTTGAGGGCGAGTTTGCGCCACTTGTTGCCCGGCAGGTCGGGGTGGATCAGGTCGTCCCGCTTGAGGAGCAGTCGCACCCCGTGGCGCGCGAAGCGTTCGTCGTGGACCTCCCGCAGCGGGGAGGGCACCCGGGGCCGCAGGAGGGCGTCGAGGCGGGGCGGGCTGTTCACCCGCCCATTGTCGCCTCTCCGTCGTTATCCCCGCCGTTTCCCCGTCGTCTCCGTCGCTTCAGGAGGAGGCCAGCCAGAGGTCCGGGCCGAACACCTCGTAGTGGATGTCGGCGGGCCGGACGCCCGCCTCCAGCAGCTGGGCCCTGACGGCCCGCATGAAGGGGAGCGGGCCGCACAGATAGGCGTGCGTCCCCGGCCGTACGGTGATGCCGTCCAGGTCGACGAGGCCGGTGCGGTTCGCCGGCTGCCCGGCCTCCGGGGTCTCGTACCAGAAGTGCGCCTCGGCGTCGGCCAGCTTCTCCGTCAGCCGGACGTGGTCGTTCCGCAGGGCGTGGTCGGCCGGTGAGCGGTCGCCGTGCACGACGGTGACCGGGCCGCGGTGGCCCTCCTGGGCGAGGTACTCCAGCATCGACAGCATGGGGGTGCAGCCGATGCCCGCCGAGGCCAGCAGCAGGGGCGCGTCCAGCTGGTCGAGCACCAGGTCCCCGTAGGGGACGGAGACGCGCAGCAGGTCGCCCGCGCGGGTCTGCTCGTGCAGGTGCCGGGAGACCTCGCCGTCGGGTGAGCCCTCGCCGCGCACGCGCTTCACGGTGATCGACCGCAGCCGGGAGCCGGGGGCGCTGGAGAGGCTGTACTGGCGTATCTGGCGGGCTCCGTCCGGGAGCCCGACCTGTACGGAGACGTACTGGCCGGGCCGGAAGGAGGGCGGGGGCGTGTCCCCGGCGGGGCGCAGCAGGAAGGTGGCGACGTCCTCGGTCTCCTCGACCCGGGCGGCCACCTCCCAGGTGTGCCACACCTCGCCCGCCAGGACGCCCTGCTGCGCGTAGAGGCGCTCCTCGACGGCGATGAGGGAGCCCGCCATCAGCCAGTAGACCTCATCCCAGGCGGCGGCGACCTCCGGGGTGACGGCGTCGCCCAGGACGTCGGCGATGGCCGCGAACAGATGGGTGTGCACCACCTCGTACTGCTCCGGGGTCACCCCGAGCGAGGCGTGCTTGTGGGCGATGCGGTCCAGCATCACGTCGGGCCGGGTGCCGGGGTGCTCGACCAGTGCGGTCGCGAACGCGGCGATGGACCCGGCCAGGGCCCTGCGCTGGTCGCCGGAGGCCTGGTTGCCCCGGTTGAACAGGTCCCGCAGCAGCTCGGGGTGGGCGGCGAAGAGCTTCTCGTAGAAGAGGTCGGCGATGTCCCCGATGGCCGCGCCGACGGCGGGAAGGGTGGCGCGGACGGTGGCGGTGGACCGGTCGGAGAGCATGAAGGGTGGCTCCTCTGGGGTGGGACGTGCTGCCGGACGGGCGTCGGGCAGGTAATTGGTATGGACGATGCGCATTTTCGGGCGGGCAGCGTTCCGTCGGTGCGGTGCGGTGCGGTGCGGTGCGGTGCGGTGCGGTGGCGGGCGGCCCGGCGTGGGGCCTGGGCCTGGGCCCGGGCCGGGATCGGGTCAGGGCGGGGCGGGGCTCAGTCGGGCGGCGGGCCGCTGCCGATGCCCAGGAGCAGCGGGCCGGTGGGGGAGGCGACGAGGTCGGTGACGGTGATCGGGTCCAGCGTGGCGTAGAAGGCATCCTGGGCCGCGCGCAGGGCCCCGCGCAGCCGGCAGGCGGAGCGGAGCGGGCAGGGGGTGTCGCCCTCGCACTCGACCACTTCCTCCGGCCCCTCCAGCTCCCGCACCAGTGAGCCGATCGACGCGGAGCGGCCGGCCGAGGTCAGGGTGAGTCCGCCGCCGCGGCCTCGACGGGCGTCGAGGAGGCCGAGGTGCTGGAGCCGGGCGACGACCTTCGCGGTGTGGGTGTACGGGACCCGCATGGTTTCCGCCACCTCGCGGGTGGTCGGCGGCTCCTGGCCCTCGGCGACCGCCAGCCGCATGAGGACGCGGAGCGCCACGTCGGTGAATCTCGTCAGCCGCATGGGGTCACCGTAGATAAGTTGCATCGGGGATGCAAATTAAGCGGGGCGCCGGGCGACGAGGAGCAACGTGCCCCGACCGAAGGCGGATTAGTCGCACTCTTTTGTGTAATGGCGACCCGGCCCTCCTGCTGAAAGGCTTTTGCACGCAGGTCAGCCCAAGATCGAAAGGACGTCAGATGTCCGTTGGTGAAGAGGTTCGCGACACGCAGGCGCCGCCGCAGCAGAGTCTGGGGACGGCGGCTGCGCGGAACCTCGCGACGACCACCAAATCCGCGCCGCAGATGCAGGAGATCACCTCACGGTGGCTGCTGAAGATGCTGCCGTGGGTGCAGGTACAGGGCGGTACGTACCGGGTGAACCGTCGGCTCAGCTATGCGGTCGGCGACGGCCGGGTGACCTTCGTCCAGACCGGGGAGCGGGTGGCCGTGATCCCCGCGGAGCTGGGGGAGCTGCCCGCCCTGCGGGAGTTCGGCGACGAGGAGGTGCTCGCCGAGCTCGCCCGCAGGTGCGAGCAGCGGGACGTGGCCGCGGGGGAGGTGCTCGCCGCCTCGGGGGACGCGGCGGACCGGGTCTTCCTGCTGGCGCACGGCAAGGTGGCGAAGGTCGGATCGGGCCCCTACGGGGACGAGACGGAGCTCGGGGTCCTCGCGGACGGCTCGTACTTCGGCGACCAGAGCCTGATCGACGGCGACGCCGTCTGGGAGTACACCGCCCGCGCGCTCACCCCCTGCACGCTCCTCACCCTGAGCCGTGCCGACGTGTACAACCTCGCGGAGCGCGCGGCATCCCTGCAGGACCATCTCGCGAATCTGCTCTCCATTCCGCAGCAGCGGACCAACCGCTACGGCGAGGCGGCGATCGACCTCTCCGCCGGCCATGTGGGGGAGGCGGTCGTCCCGCACACCTTCGTCGACTACGACGCGGCGCCGCGCGAGTACGAACTGAGCGTCGCCCAGACAGTGCTGAAGGTGCACAGCAGGGTCGCCGATCTCTACAACCAGCCGATGAACCAGACCGAGCAGCAGTTGCGGCTCACGGTCGAGGCGCTGCGTGAGCGCCAGGAGCACGAGCTGATCAACAACAAGGAGTTCGGACTGCTCAACAACTGCGACTACGGGCAGCGGCTCCAGCCGCACGACGGGGCGCCCAGCCCGGACGACATGGACGAACTGCTCTCGCGGCGCCGCGGATCCAAGCTCTTCCTCGCCCACCCGAAGGCCATCGCCGCCTTCGGCCGCGAGTGCAACCGGCGTGGACTCGTCCCGGAGAGCGTCGACATCGGCGGCCACCACGTGCCCGCCTGGCGCGGGGTGCCGATCTTCCCGTCCAACAAGATCCCCATCTCCGACGCCCGCACCACGTCCATCATCTGCATGAGGACGGGCGAGGCCGAGCAGGGCGTCATCGGCCTCCAGCAGACCGGTATCCCCGACGAGATCGAGCCGAGTCTCTCGGTCCGCTTCATGGGCATCGACGAGCAGGCGATCATCTCCTACCTCGTGACGGCGTACTACTCCGCCGCGATCCTGGTACCGGACGCCCTCGGAGTGCTGGAGAACGTCGAGGTCAGCCGCTGGCACTGACCTGGTTCACCCCGGGGGTCCGGGTGGCGGCCGCCACCCGGACCCCCGGCCCCGCACCCCATCGCCCCAGGGAGTCACCGTGACCATGACCAGTACGGACGCAGCGACGGAAGGGCACGAGGCCGCGGCGCTCCTGGAGCGCACCCGTGCCGTCGTCGACCCGCATCTGCGATCGGCCGTGGAGTCGCTGCCCGGCGGCATACGCCGCATCGCGATGTACCACTTCGGCTGGCAGAACGCCGACGGAACCCCTGCCACCGGCCAGGCGGGCAAGGCCATCAGACCGGCCCTCGTGCTGGCCGCCGCCAGCGCGCTGGGCGGCGATCCGGAACGCGCCGTCCGGGCCGCCGTCGCCGTCGAACTCGCCCACAACTTCACCCTGCTCCACGACGACGTCATCGACGAGGACACCACCCGCAGGCACCGGCCCACCGCCTGGGCGGTCTTCGGCGTCCCGGACGCCATCATCACCGGCGACGCCATGCTCGCCCTCGCCCAGCGGCTGCTGGCCGAGGACGGACACCCGGCCGCCGCCCGCGCCGCCGCCCGCCTCTCCTCCTGCGTCATCGAGCTGTGCGCGGGCCAGCAGGCGGACTGCGCCTTCGAGGAGCGCGGCCCCGACGAGGTCACGCTCGACGAATGCCTCGCCATGGCCACCGCCAAGACCGGCGCGCTGCTCGGCTGCGCCTGTGCGCTCGGAGCCCTCTACGCCGGGGCGGAGGACCGGGCGGTCCGAGCGATGGACGGTTTCGGGCGGGAGGCGGGCCTCTCGTTCCAGCTCATCGACGACCTGATCGGCATCTGGGGCGACCCGGACCGGACCGGCAAGCCCGTCGGGGCCGACCTCTCGGCCCACAAGAAGTCCCTGCCCGTGGTCGCC is a window from the Streptomyces sp. MMBL 11-1 genome containing:
- a CDS encoding family 2B encapsulin nanocompartment shell protein; its protein translation is MSVGEEVRDTQAPPQQSLGTAAARNLATTTKSAPQMQEITSRWLLKMLPWVQVQGGTYRVNRRLSYAVGDGRVTFVQTGERVAVIPAELGELPALREFGDEEVLAELARRCEQRDVAAGEVLAASGDAADRVFLLAHGKVAKVGSGPYGDETELGVLADGSYFGDQSLIDGDAVWEYTARALTPCTLLTLSRADVYNLAERAASLQDHLANLLSIPQQRTNRYGEAAIDLSAGHVGEAVVPHTFVDYDAAPREYELSVAQTVLKVHSRVADLYNQPMNQTEQQLRLTVEALRERQEHELINNKEFGLLNNCDYGQRLQPHDGAPSPDDMDELLSRRRGSKLFLAHPKAIAAFGRECNRRGLVPESVDIGGHHVPAWRGVPIFPSNKIPISDARTTSIICMRTGEAEQGVIGLQQTGIPDEIEPSLSVRFMGIDEQAIISYLVTAYYSAAILVPDALGVLENVEVSRWH
- a CDS encoding family 2 encapsulin nanocompartment cargo protein polyprenyl transferase gives rise to the protein MTSTDAATEGHEAAALLERTRAVVDPHLRSAVESLPGGIRRIAMYHFGWQNADGTPATGQAGKAIRPALVLAAASALGGDPERAVRAAVAVELAHNFTLLHDDVIDEDTTRRHRPTAWAVFGVPDAIITGDAMLALAQRLLAEDGHPAAARAAARLSSCVIELCAGQQADCAFEERGPDEVTLDECLAMATAKTGALLGCACALGALYAGAEDRAVRAMDGFGREAGLSFQLIDDLIGIWGDPDRTGKPVGADLSAHKKSLPVVAALTSGTPAATELATLYRGPMTTLGEVNRAADAVDRAGGRDWAQVCAADRMARAVHHLSRAVPDPSAAGDLLALAEFVTRRTS